One window of the Thermodesulfomicrobium sp. WS genome contains the following:
- the recJ gene encoding single-stranded-DNA-specific exonuclease RecJ — translation MSASWKIKTLPQPVSEDHIRRLAAELQVSPITVRLLLLRGVETPEAMHRFLCPGLRYLLPLEYWPGVLDAAKIIARAVAEGKGIAIWGDYDVDGITATVLAKEFLSRYGARVLHVIPDRRDHGYGLAETGIRRLAEENIAVLLTVDCGVANGPEIALARSLGMEVVVADHHVPGKDLPPATALINPKLGNWPSEDLSGVALSFLLMAAAGKFLPRQDMDIRQSLDLVALGTIADVIPLDEQNRILVKNGMLLISEARRVGIHALKEASGIHHTEQIGVGAIGYALAPRINAAGRVGDPSLAVELLLAQDLRHARQLALELDALNAHRKETERSILAEALAQAESQREMAGLVLYGEHWHPGVIGIVASRIVERYGRPCIILTQENGLLKGSARSVPNFDLYQGLAECRQWLTTFGGHKQAAGLKLEEQALPSLRQAFAEAVQRQCGAQLGAPAPLLVDMEVAFAQVHARFLHELDLLQPFGPSNPRPIFLSPPVTVTRQRFFGMGKHVELWLRDTTDGVSLRGVAWRLGETWKAMASTSPIRVAYTPKAASFRGTVGIELTISGIFSHQSPP, via the coding sequence TGTCTGAAGATCACATCCGCCGGCTTGCCGCAGAGCTGCAGGTCAGTCCCATCACGGTACGCCTCCTGCTCTTGCGCGGCGTCGAGACTCCCGAGGCCATGCACCGTTTCCTCTGCCCGGGGCTGCGCTACCTGTTGCCCTTGGAGTACTGGCCTGGGGTGCTCGATGCGGCAAAAATCATCGCCCGGGCGGTGGCGGAAGGGAAAGGCATTGCCATCTGGGGGGACTACGACGTGGACGGTATCACGGCCACGGTACTGGCCAAGGAATTCCTTTCCCGCTACGGCGCGCGCGTCCTCCATGTCATCCCGGACCGCCGAGACCACGGCTACGGCCTGGCAGAAACGGGTATCCGGCGTTTGGCGGAAGAAAACATCGCCGTGCTGCTCACCGTCGATTGCGGAGTCGCCAATGGCCCGGAAATCGCGCTGGCCCGCAGCCTCGGCATGGAGGTGGTGGTCGCCGACCATCACGTGCCCGGCAAAGACCTGCCCCCGGCCACAGCCCTCATCAACCCCAAATTGGGCAATTGGCCCTCGGAAGACCTCTCCGGCGTTGCCTTGAGCTTTCTCCTCATGGCGGCAGCAGGCAAATTCCTTCCTCGCCAGGACATGGACATCCGCCAGAGCCTGGATCTGGTGGCCCTCGGCACCATTGCCGACGTCATCCCCTTAGACGAGCAAAACCGCATCCTCGTGAAAAATGGGATGCTCCTCATCAGCGAGGCCAGGCGCGTGGGCATCCACGCCCTCAAGGAGGCCAGCGGCATCCATCACACGGAGCAAATCGGGGTGGGGGCCATCGGCTATGCCCTTGCCCCACGCATCAATGCCGCCGGCCGCGTGGGAGACCCGAGCCTGGCCGTGGAGCTCCTCCTTGCCCAGGATTTACGCCACGCCCGCCAACTCGCCCTCGAACTCGACGCCCTCAACGCCCACCGCAAGGAGACCGAGCGCTCCATCCTCGCTGAGGCCTTGGCCCAGGCCGAAAGCCAGCGGGAGATGGCAGGGCTGGTGCTCTACGGCGAGCATTGGCATCCCGGCGTCATCGGCATCGTGGCCTCGCGCATCGTGGAACGCTACGGCCGCCCCTGTATCATCCTCACCCAGGAAAATGGTCTCCTTAAAGGTTCGGCGCGTTCCGTGCCCAACTTCGACCTGTACCAAGGGCTTGCCGAGTGCCGACAGTGGCTCACCACCTTCGGTGGACACAAGCAGGCCGCAGGGCTGAAATTGGAAGAGCAGGCCTTGCCGTCGCTGCGCCAGGCCTTTGCCGAGGCCGTGCAGCGCCAATGCGGCGCGCAGCTCGGTGCCCCTGCGCCCCTGCTGGTGGACATGGAGGTGGCCTTCGCCCAGGTGCACGCCCGCTTCCTCCATGAGTTGGATCTTCTGCAGCCTTTTGGGCCGTCCAATCCGCGCCCCATCTTTCTCTCGCCACCCGTGACCGTCACCCGGCAGCGTTTTTTCGGCATGGGCAAACACGTGGAACTGTGGCTGCGCGACACCACGGACGGCGTATCCCTGCGCGGCGTGGCCTGGCGTCTTGGAGAGACGTGGAAAGCCATGGCTTCCACCTCGCCCATCCGCGTGGCCTATACCCCGAAAGCTGCGTCCTTTCGCGGCACCGTGGGTATCGAGCTCACCATTTCCGGCATCTTTTCTCACCAATCCCCACCATAA
- a CDS encoding DUF3568 family protein, with protein sequence MRSWILIPALALALACSGCAAVIVGGAAAAGTYVYMAGWLQQTYNRNLETVYAAAQSAPTSLGLTLQSAEKQTGKASLQFLDGDTTVWITLEATSSYTTKVSIRWGILGDETASRRIMDAIGARL encoded by the coding sequence ATGCGTTCGTGGATCCTGATCCCTGCTTTGGCCCTCGCCCTGGCCTGCTCTGGATGCGCCGCGGTCATCGTCGGCGGCGCTGCTGCGGCAGGCACCTATGTGTATATGGCGGGCTGGCTCCAGCAAACGTATAACCGCAACCTGGAGACCGTATATGCCGCGGCCCAAAGCGCCCCCACCTCTCTAGGGCTCACGCTCCAGTCCGCAGAAAAACAGACCGGCAAGGCAAGCCTCCAATTCCTCGATGGCGACACTACCGTGTGGATTACCTTGGAAGCCACCAGTTCCTATACCACCAAGGTCTCCATACGCTGGGGGATCCTGGGCGACGAGACTGCCTCTCGCCGCATCATGGACGCCATCGGCGCCCGGCTTTAG
- the lipA gene encoding lipoyl synthase — translation MTYEEALQQLAASPEDLRDTRRLPPWLRTNLPRQHQFARTLRTVEDLAVGTVCQAARCPNIFECFGCGLGTFLILGPRCSRHCRFCNVLGGSPAPVDPDEPRRVAEAAARLGLRHVVITSVTRDDLPDGGAGHFGRTMEAVRQACPQATVEVLVPDFLGDRAALEVVLAARPDVFNHNLETVPRLYPQVRPQADWQRSLQVLADAVARGLVVKTGMMVGLGEEDGEVLEVIEQVAEVGCPMMTIGQYLRPSRQHLPVARYVHPQRFAVYAAYGQSLGIRSMACAPLVRSSYHAGEGLAGLAHQEGD, via the coding sequence ATGACGTATGAAGAAGCACTGCAGCAGTTGGCAGCGAGCCCGGAAGACCTTCGGGATACGCGGCGGCTGCCACCGTGGCTGCGCACCAACCTCCCGCGCCAGCATCAGTTTGCCCGGACCTTGCGGACGGTGGAAGACCTGGCGGTGGGCACGGTATGTCAGGCGGCGCGCTGCCCGAATATATTCGAGTGTTTTGGCTGCGGCCTCGGGACGTTTTTGATCTTGGGTCCGCGCTGCTCGCGCCATTGCCGGTTTTGTAACGTCCTGGGCGGGTCGCCCGCTCCCGTGGACCCGGATGAACCGAGGCGCGTGGCCGAGGCTGCCGCGCGCTTGGGGCTCAGGCACGTGGTCATTACCTCGGTCACCCGCGACGACCTGCCCGATGGTGGGGCCGGGCATTTTGGGCGCACCATGGAGGCCGTGCGCCAGGCCTGCCCGCAGGCCACCGTGGAAGTGCTCGTTCCCGATTTTTTGGGAGACCGCGCCGCCCTCGAGGTGGTGCTCGCGGCCCGGCCGGACGTGTTCAACCACAACCTGGAGACAGTGCCGCGCCTCTACCCGCAAGTGCGGCCCCAGGCCGATTGGCAACGCAGTCTCCAGGTGCTCGCAGATGCCGTGGCGCGCGGTTTGGTGGTCAAGACAGGCATGATGGTGGGCCTGGGCGAGGAGGATGGGGAAGTCCTGGAAGTCATCGAGCAGGTGGCGGAGGTCGGGTGCCCCATGATGACCATCGGCCAGTACCTTCGTCCGTCTCGCCAGCATTTGCCCGTGGCCCGCTATGTCCATCCCCAGCGCTTTGCAGTGTACGCCGCCTATGGTCAGTCCTTGGGGATTCGGTCCATGGCGTGCGCGCCTTTGGTGCGCAGCAGCTATCATGCCGGCGAAGGGCTTGCGGGCCTTGCGCACCAGGAAGGCGACTAA
- a CDS encoding ASKHA domain-containing protein: MQTVPARAGQTWLELLFEAGLFASRAVCAGIGLCGACRIRFEAGAPEPCAEDRLRLGVDELAAGWRLACRHLPLSGQQVEWLGEGPGRVVPAYPAQILAVDVGTTALKWAYAAPEYGPFSTPNPQAPAGSDVLARVRYALSHPQGASILRAVVLEALRAMAARGVQEVVVAGNTVMMALLLGVSVAGLGAAPYRMPVFGGPLCLAADLPPVYVPPPLAPFVGSDLSAGVIACLADGLPQPFVLVDLGTNGEIVWYEEGRLVVSSVPMGPAVEGVGLRFGRLAGPGVISAVDVGPAGLVPRGQGPWQGISGTGYISLLAALRRIGVVDRSGHFTSAPPSPLAWRLRRMVREGGKMRALPVAGPVELFEADVEEFLKVKAALVAALQTVLGRVQERVACVAVAGALGGHVAVEDLLTLGFFPPNWRDRIRIVGNTCLRGALLLGTQPQLRSVAEGLPHRVQVVDATAQPDFAACYLGAMHLGEWGRWGYGV, encoded by the coding sequence GTGCAGACCGTGCCTGCGCGCGCAGGGCAAACGTGGCTGGAGCTGCTCTTCGAAGCCGGGCTCTTTGCGTCGCGCGCGGTATGCGCAGGCATTGGCCTGTGCGGGGCGTGTCGGATTCGTTTCGAGGCCGGGGCCCCGGAACCGTGCGCCGAAGACCGCCTACGGCTTGGCGTGGACGAGCTGGCCGCCGGGTGGCGTTTGGCGTGCCGGCATCTACCGCTTTCTGGTCAGCAGGTGGAATGGCTTGGCGAAGGTCCTGGGCGCGTTGTGCCTGCATACCCCGCGCAGATCCTTGCGGTGGATGTGGGCACCACCGCCCTCAAGTGGGCGTACGCCGCGCCGGAATACGGCCCCTTTTCCACCCCCAATCCTCAAGCTCCTGCAGGAAGCGACGTGCTCGCCCGGGTCCGGTATGCCTTAAGCCATCCGCAAGGCGCCAGCATCTTGCGCGCAGTGGTGCTGGAGGCCCTGCGGGCCATGGCGGCGCGCGGCGTGCAGGAGGTGGTGGTGGCCGGCAATACCGTCATGATGGCGCTGCTCTTGGGAGTGTCTGTGGCTGGGCTGGGTGCTGCGCCGTACCGCATGCCTGTGTTTGGAGGACCGCTGTGCCTGGCCGCAGACCTGCCGCCGGTGTACGTGCCGCCGCCCCTTGCCCCGTTTGTGGGAAGCGACCTCAGCGCAGGGGTCATCGCCTGTCTGGCGGACGGACTCCCGCAGCCTTTTGTGTTGGTGGATTTGGGCACCAATGGGGAAATCGTGTGGTATGAAGAGGGGCGCTTGGTGGTGTCCAGTGTGCCCATGGGCCCTGCAGTGGAGGGGGTGGGCCTGCGTTTTGGACGTCTGGCCGGGCCTGGAGTCATCAGCGCGGTGGACGTGGGACCTGCAGGACTGGTGCCTCGGGGCCAAGGGCCGTGGCAGGGGATCTCCGGCACGGGGTATATTTCCCTTTTGGCGGCCTTGCGCCGCATCGGTGTTGTGGACCGGTCCGGGCATTTTACCTCTGCGCCGCCGTCGCCGCTTGCCTGGCGCTTGCGCCGTATGGTGCGGGAAGGGGGGAAGATGCGTGCCTTGCCTGTGGCTGGGCCTGTGGAGCTTTTCGAGGCGGACGTGGAAGAGTTTTTGAAGGTCAAGGCGGCCTTGGTGGCGGCGCTGCAAACGGTACTGGGGCGGGTGCAGGAACGGGTGGCGTGCGTGGCCGTGGCCGGTGCCTTGGGGGGCCATGTGGCGGTGGAGGACTTGCTCACTTTGGGATTTTTTCCGCCCAACTGGCGGGATCGTATCCGGATCGTCGGCAATACTTGCTTACGGGGCGCCCTGCTTTTGGGCACGCAGCCGCAGCTTCGATCCGTGGCCGAAGGACTCCCGCACAGGGTGCAGGTGGTGGACGCCACGGCTCAGCCTGATTTTGCCGCGTGCTATCTCGGGGCCATGCATCTGGGGGAATGGGGGCGCTGGGGGTATGGCGTATGA
- the selD gene encoding selenide, water dikinase SelD — translation MKLTHFAHAAGUAAKLAPGDLEQALAALVPEDDPRLVLGLGNNEDAAVLRFPAGQYLVQTVDFLTPIVDDPFAFGRIAAANALSDVFAMGGRPFAAMNIVGFPIKTMDLQVLREILRGGADAVREAGAVLVGGHSVQDTEIKYGLSVSGVLDPQVLASNTGLRPGDHLLLTKPIGTGVLATAIKANWEGADAMEAELVRWAGRLNRAGGAAIARFGLRAATDVTGFGLVGHVLEMAAASRCQVVLRADAVPLLSGVRDLAAMGLLPEGSHANRKFCACRVRIAPHVDPLVADMLFDAQTSGGLVLAVPEAMRGAVRDFLLSCGDLAAEIGWVEGPAEAGLVVVE, via the coding sequence ATGAAGCTCACGCACTTTGCCCACGCCGCTGGCTGAGCCGCCAAGCTCGCTCCAGGGGACCTGGAGCAGGCATTGGCGGCACTGGTGCCGGAGGACGATCCCCGCCTGGTTTTGGGGCTCGGCAACAATGAGGACGCAGCGGTGCTGCGGTTCCCTGCGGGGCAATATTTGGTGCAGACCGTGGATTTTTTGACCCCCATCGTGGACGATCCGTTTGCCTTCGGGCGCATTGCCGCGGCCAACGCCCTTTCGGACGTCTTTGCCATGGGGGGACGGCCTTTTGCGGCCATGAATATCGTGGGGTTCCCCATAAAGACCATGGACCTGCAGGTGCTGCGGGAGATTTTGCGCGGAGGGGCCGATGCCGTGCGCGAGGCCGGGGCGGTACTGGTCGGTGGGCACAGCGTGCAGGACACGGAGATCAAATATGGGCTTTCGGTATCTGGCGTCCTTGACCCCCAGGTCCTTGCCTCCAACACGGGACTTCGCCCTGGTGATCACCTGCTTTTGACCAAACCCATCGGCACCGGGGTCTTGGCCACGGCCATCAAGGCCAATTGGGAAGGGGCGGATGCCATGGAAGCGGAGCTGGTGCGCTGGGCAGGCCGGCTCAACCGCGCTGGCGGTGCGGCCATCGCCCGTTTTGGACTGCGTGCGGCAACGGATGTGACGGGCTTTGGCTTGGTCGGGCACGTGCTGGAAATGGCGGCGGCATCCCGGTGTCAGGTGGTGCTGCGTGCGGATGCCGTGCCGCTGCTTTCTGGAGTGCGGGATTTGGCGGCCATGGGCCTGCTTCCGGAAGGCAGCCATGCCAATCGGAAATTCTGCGCGTGCCGGGTGCGCATCGCCCCGCACGTGGATCCCCTGGTGGCGGACATGCTCTTCGACGCCCAGACCTCCGGTGGATTGGTATTGGCGGTGCCTGAGGCCATGCGTGGGGCAGTGCGCGATTTTCTCCTTTCCTGCGGTGATCTGGCGGCAGAGATCGGCTGGGTGGAGGGCCCGGCAGAGGCCGGCCTGGTGGTGGTGGAGTGA
- a CDS encoding LysR substrate-binding domain-containing protein translates to MDIHKIIAFAKVYELRSFSKAGKELYLSQPTISAHVAALESELEVLLFDRIGRSVVPTKAGHILYRHAQSMFAAVHLAKAEIRQLQDRVAGEVDLGGSSIPAHYLLPEFLAWFHARYPEVLVDLRIGDSAEMMEAVQEGALTVAVVGSAPSSPDLRAVPLLRDDVALVMSPELAKRFEGLSGVALFRALPWVVREVGSGTRQVMEQALWALGLSWQDIRPVAVVRQASIMARCLEAGMGAGMTSTLTVRDALEQGRLVRVEVPDVVVERQFYLVHHAKQTLFPAVYRLMEELPGWLSQRFAAEDV, encoded by the coding sequence ATGGATATCCATAAGATTATTGCTTTTGCCAAGGTGTACGAGTTGCGGAGTTTCTCCAAGGCCGGCAAGGAGCTCTACTTGTCGCAGCCGACCATCAGCGCCCATGTTGCGGCCTTGGAGAGCGAGCTGGAAGTATTGCTTTTTGACCGGATCGGCAGGTCCGTAGTGCCGACCAAGGCCGGCCACATCCTCTACCGGCATGCGCAGTCCATGTTCGCGGCCGTGCACCTAGCCAAGGCCGAAATCCGCCAATTGCAGGATCGGGTGGCCGGCGAGGTGGATCTGGGTGGAAGTTCCATCCCTGCCCATTATTTGCTTCCGGAATTTTTGGCATGGTTTCACGCCCGCTACCCTGAGGTGCTGGTGGACCTGCGCATTGGGGATTCGGCCGAGATGATGGAGGCGGTGCAGGAAGGGGCGCTGACCGTGGCAGTGGTGGGAAGCGCTCCCTCGAGTCCGGACCTGCGGGCCGTGCCGCTCCTTCGCGATGACGTGGCCTTGGTCATGAGCCCGGAGCTGGCCAAACGCTTCGAGGGCCTTTCCGGTGTTGCGCTCTTTCGCGCCCTGCCCTGGGTGGTGCGGGAGGTGGGCTCCGGCACCCGGCAGGTGATGGAGCAGGCGCTTTGGGCCTTGGGGCTTTCGTGGCAGGACATTCGCCCGGTGGCGGTGGTACGTCAGGCGAGTATCATGGCCCGTTGTTTGGAAGCAGGCATGGGAGCAGGCATGACATCCACACTGACGGTGCGGGACGCCTTGGAGCAGGGGCGGCTGGTGCGCGTGGAGGTGCCTGATGTGGTGGTGGAGCGGCAATTCTACCTCGTGCATCACGCCAAACAGACGTTGTTCCCTGCCGTATACCGGTTGATGGAAGAGCTCCCGGGCTGGCTCTCCCAGAGGTTTGCCGCGGAGGACGTATGA
- the rplQ gene encoding 50S ribosomal protein L17 encodes MRHRKSGRKLGRTWEHRKAMMRNMARSLVEHERIRTTEPKAKELKILADKLVSLAKENSLHARRQAYAVLGSHSSVQKLFDVIGPRFQGVSGGYTRVVKFALPRPGDCAPMALIEFSVGAPASAASAEEAQAE; translated from the coding sequence ATGAGGCATAGAAAATCAGGCAGAAAACTTGGCCGTACCTGGGAGCACCGCAAAGCCATGATGCGGAATATGGCGCGCTCCTTGGTGGAGCATGAGCGCATCCGCACCACGGAACCCAAGGCCAAGGAACTCAAGATCTTGGCTGACAAATTGGTCAGCTTGGCCAAGGAGAATTCCCTGCATGCCCGCCGTCAGGCCTATGCGGTGCTGGGAAGCCATAGCAGCGTCCAGAAGCTTTTTGATGTCATCGGTCCCCGGTTTCAGGGAGTCTCGGGAGGCTACACCCGGGTGGTGAAATTCGCCCTCCCGCGGCCCGGGGACTGCGCTCCCATGGCGCTCATCGAGTTCTCTGTGGGGGCACCAGCCTCCGCAGCAAGCGCTGAAGAAGCTCAAGCCGAGTAA
- a CDS encoding DNA-directed RNA polymerase subunit alpha, giving the protein MSSLSGDSKVFVRNWAELVRPSQLECDPKSNDTYGKFICEPLERGFGTTIGNALRRVLLSSLQGAAPVALKIQGIQHEFTTIPGVIEDVTDIVLNIKQLRIAMDTAEPQRVQLVANSRGPVTASAIRENQHVRILNPDLHIATLSEDVELVMDLEIRMGKGYVPADMHEDLDLQIGVIALDASFSPIRKVAYTVEQARVGQMTNYDKLILEVWTDGSVRPEDAVAYSAKILKDQLSVFINFDESSADIQHAKAKPQAQINEHLFKTIEELELPVRAANCLKSAGIHLVGELVQKTENELLKTKNFGRKSLEDIRRVLESMGLDFGLAIDNFDALYQDWLKRNENNEA; this is encoded by the coding sequence ATGAGTTCTCTGAGCGGAGACAGCAAGGTTTTCGTCCGCAATTGGGCGGAGCTCGTCCGGCCATCGCAGCTGGAGTGCGATCCCAAGTCCAACGACACCTACGGGAAGTTCATCTGCGAGCCCTTGGAGCGTGGTTTCGGGACCACCATTGGCAATGCCCTGCGCCGTGTGCTGCTCTCTTCGTTACAAGGGGCGGCCCCTGTGGCCCTGAAGATCCAGGGAATCCAGCACGAGTTCACGACCATCCCCGGGGTAATCGAGGATGTGACGGACATCGTCCTCAATATCAAGCAACTACGCATCGCCATGGACACGGCGGAACCCCAGCGGGTGCAGCTCGTGGCCAATTCCCGGGGGCCGGTGACCGCATCCGCCATCCGCGAGAACCAGCACGTGCGGATCCTCAATCCAGACTTGCACATCGCCACCCTTTCCGAGGACGTGGAGTTGGTCATGGATCTGGAGATTCGCATGGGCAAAGGTTACGTGCCCGCGGACATGCATGAAGACCTGGATCTGCAGATCGGGGTGATTGCCTTGGATGCCAGCTTCTCGCCCATTCGGAAGGTGGCCTATACCGTGGAACAGGCCCGTGTGGGCCAGATGACCAACTACGACAAGCTCATCCTGGAGGTCTGGACCGACGGCTCGGTGCGTCCGGAAGATGCCGTGGCCTACAGCGCCAAGATACTCAAAGATCAGCTTTCGGTGTTCATCAATTTCGACGAAAGTTCGGCGGATATCCAGCACGCCAAGGCAAAACCCCAGGCGCAGATCAACGAGCATCTCTTCAAGACCATCGAAGAATTGGAACTTCCGGTGCGTGCGGCCAATTGCCTCAAGAGCGCCGGTATCCATTTGGTGGGTGAACTGGTCCAGAAGACCGAAAACGAGCTCCTCAAAACCAAGAACTTTGGCCGTAAGTCCCTGGAGGACATCCGGCGGGTGCTGGAGAGCATGGGTTTGGATTTCGGTCTCGCCATTGATAACTTCGACGCCTTGTACCAAGATTGGCTGAAGAGGAACGAGAACAATGAGGCATAG
- the rpsD gene encoding 30S ribosomal protein S4 — MARYTEAKCRICRREGTKLFLKGDRCYTDKCAFDRRPYAPGDHGKMRKKPSNYALQLREKQKVRRMYGLLEGQFRRYFQEADRRKGVTGTNLLVLLESRIDNIVYRMGFAHSRAQARQLVRHGLFRLNGHKVNVPSVRLRPGDVIEVRERSKKNLVIAESLETVARRGVPAWLDVDPTAMRGTVKALPTREDLTFPMTEQLIVELYSK; from the coding sequence TTGGCTAGATATACGGAAGCAAAATGCAGAATTTGTCGCCGTGAGGGCACGAAGTTGTTCCTCAAGGGAGACCGCTGCTATACGGATAAATGCGCTTTTGATCGTCGCCCGTACGCTCCTGGCGATCATGGAAAGATGCGGAAGAAGCCCAGTAACTACGCCTTGCAGCTGCGGGAAAAGCAGAAAGTGCGTCGGATGTATGGGCTGCTTGAGGGACAATTCCGCCGCTACTTCCAGGAAGCCGATCGGCGCAAGGGTGTGACAGGTACCAATTTGTTGGTACTTCTGGAATCGCGCATCGACAATATCGTGTACCGCATGGGCTTTGCCCATTCCCGCGCTCAGGCACGCCAATTGGTGCGTCATGGTTTGTTCCGTCTCAATGGGCATAAGGTGAACGTGCCTTCGGTACGGCTGCGTCCCGGAGACGTGATCGAAGTGCGGGAGCGTTCCAAAAAGAATCTGGTGATTGCGGAATCTCTGGAGACTGTGGCCCGGCGCGGGGTGCCGGCATGGCTGGATGTCGATCCTACGGCCATGCGCGGAACCGTAAAAGCCCTGCCCACGCGTGAGGATTTGACCTTCCCCATGACCGAGCAGCTCATCGTCGAACTCTACTCCAAATAA
- the rpsK gene encoding 30S ribosomal protein S11 yields the protein MAKPQRVTKKKEKRNIPVGIAHITSSFNNTIVTFTDPAGNVVSWASAGASGFRGSRKNTPFAAQKAAETAARKAMDCGMRTVGIYVKGPGAGRESAMRAINALGMRVVFIRDVTPIPHNGCRPPKRRRV from the coding sequence ATGGCGAAACCACAGCGCGTGACCAAAAAGAAAGAAAAGCGCAATATTCCGGTGGGGATTGCGCATATTACCAGCTCGTTTAACAACACTATCGTGACCTTTACCGATCCTGCGGGGAACGTGGTAAGTTGGGCGAGTGCCGGTGCTTCGGGATTTCGTGGATCCCGCAAGAATACCCCGTTTGCGGCGCAGAAAGCCGCGGAGACCGCTGCCCGCAAGGCTATGGATTGCGGAATGCGTACCGTGGGGATTTATGTCAAAGGTCCGGGCGCGGGCCGCGAGTCGGCTATGCGTGCCATCAATGCCTTGGGGATGCGGGTCGTCTTTATTCGCGACGTCACTCCCATCCCGCATAATGGATGCCGTCCGCCTAAACGCCGTCGAGTCTAA
- the rpsM gene encoding 30S ribosomal protein S13, which produces MARLVGVDLPRNKRLDIALTYIYGIGRATALKILDATGIDWTKKSDDLTADDINALRKEIEANYKVEGDLRREVVTSIKRLMDIGCYRGLRHRKGLPCRGQRTHTNARTRKGPRRAVVGKKKK; this is translated from the coding sequence GTGGCGAGATTAGTCGGTGTTGATTTGCCGCGGAACAAGCGGCTCGATATTGCGTTGACCTATATTTATGGCATCGGTCGAGCAACTGCGCTCAAGATTCTCGATGCGACGGGCATCGATTGGACGAAGAAGAGCGATGACCTGACCGCCGATGACATCAACGCCTTGCGCAAGGAAATCGAGGCGAACTACAAGGTGGAAGGTGACCTGCGCCGCGAGGTGGTGACCAGCATTAAGCGGCTCATGGATATCGGCTGCTATCGTGGGCTTCGGCATCGTAAGGGCTTGCCTTGTCGTGGTCAGCGGACGCACACCAACGCGCGCACCCGCAAGGGACCGCGTCGGGCTGTGGTGGGGAAAAAGAAGAAGTAA
- the rpmJ gene encoding 50S ribosomal protein L36 — protein MKVRPSVRKVCPKCKLIKRKGVLRVICENARHKQRQG, from the coding sequence ATGAAAGTGCGGCCTTCCGTTCGGAAAGTATGCCCAAAGTGCAAGTTGATCAAACGCAAGGGCGTCTTGCGGGTTATCTGTGAAAATGCCCGGCATAAGCAGCGCCAGGGCTAG
- the map gene encoding type I methionyl aminopeptidase: MKKYRGIFLKNDQEIAALERSNRIVAEILDRICSMVRPGITTMDLEEQAVVLCTEYGVQPAFKGYHGFPYALCCSVNEEIVHGFPSLRPLREGDLLSIDFGVVCDGFYGDSARTVGVGSIAEDAARLLEVTERSLYLGIAQAQPGNDLYDISRAVQEYVEGQGFHVIRRFVGHGIGRMLHEKPEVPNFVPRGASRLPLRPGMVLAIEPMVAVGTELVDILSDGWTAVTKDRSLAAHFEHSVAITEKGPIILSRLS; the protein is encoded by the coding sequence ATGAAAAAATACCGGGGCATTTTCCTGAAGAACGATCAGGAAATCGCTGCGCTGGAACGATCGAATCGTATCGTGGCGGAGATTTTAGACCGGATCTGTTCCATGGTCCGACCTGGGATCACCACCATGGATTTGGAAGAGCAGGCTGTTGTGCTGTGTACGGAATATGGCGTGCAGCCTGCCTTTAAAGGGTATCACGGGTTCCCGTATGCCCTGTGTTGTTCGGTGAACGAAGAAATCGTGCATGGTTTTCCTTCGCTGCGCCCATTGCGGGAAGGAGACCTCTTGTCCATTGATTTCGGCGTGGTGTGTGATGGTTTTTATGGTGATTCGGCTCGGACGGTAGGTGTGGGATCTATTGCGGAGGACGCGGCTCGTCTTCTGGAAGTGACCGAGCGCTCCCTCTATCTGGGGATTGCGCAGGCGCAGCCAGGAAACGACCTCTACGATATTTCCCGTGCGGTGCAGGAATATGTGGAGGGGCAGGGGTTCCATGTGATCCGGCGGTTTGTGGGGCACGGTATCGGCCGTATGCTCCATGAAAAGCCGGAGGTGCCTAATTTTGTTCCTCGGGGTGCATCGCGTCTGCCGCTTCGGCCAGGGATGGTCCTGGCGATCGAACCTATGGTGGCGGTGGGAACCGAGCTTGTCGATATCCTCTCCGACGGCTGGACCGCAGTCACGAAGGATCGAAGCCTCGCCGCCCATTTTGAACATTCCGTGGCCATCACGGAAAAAGGACCAATCATCTTAAGTCGGCTTTCGTAA